A single Anopheles maculipalpis chromosome 3RL, idAnoMacuDA_375_x, whole genome shotgun sequence DNA region contains:
- the LOC126563157 gene encoding hemiasterlin resistant protein 1-like: protein MPRRDTRSKSVPPSTRKSTPGDTTKSNQGTPQTTPNNAAEPSKTTASSPTVATPAPGSGLFSQMAATAGGVAIGSVLGRAIGGLFEKSSETKEQRSSMDAVEKPKISSADSTPGAPENDDRSVEECNMEIKQFFSCIDKEVDAKVCEGFKEAMKQCKAKAASRISLFDHL from the coding sequence atgcCACGACGTGATACTCGGTCAAAATCGGTTCCGCCATCCACCCGTAAATCAACTCCAGGAGATACAACAAAATCCAACCAAGGGACGCCACAAACTACGCCCAACAATGCAGCCGAACCGTCGAAAACAACGGCATCATCCCCTACCGTAGCTACACCGGCTCCTGGATCGGGACTCTTCTCACAAATGGCAGCAACGGCCGGTGGTGTAGCAATTGGTTCCGTACTTGGCCGTGCAATTGGAGgactatttgaaaaatcatccGAAACAAAGGAACAAAGAAGTAGTATGGATGCCGTAGAGAAGCCAAAAATATCATCAGCTGATTCGACCCCAGGCGCACCGGAAAACGACGACAGATCGGTGGAGGAATGCAATATGGaaattaagcaatttttttcgtGCATCGATAAGGAAGTGGATGCAAAGGTTTGCGAAGGTTTTAAGGAAGCGATGAAGCAGTGCAAAGCTAAAGCTGCGTCGAGAATATCGTTGTTTGATCACTTGTAG